Sequence from the Bacillus sp. es.036 genome:
GATCATTACCTACGGGACTTCCTAGTTCTCCTGATTCACTGACATTTAATAGAAGCGCACTATTCATGCGGACGAACACTGGAATCTCTTCTACTCCAGCAGTACACGTTATATAAGTGGGACCTTCCAGCACTTCGCTTGTCCACAAGTGCATCCATTTTCCTTCAGGAAGATATACATTTCGTTCGATTTCTCCTTCATCAATGACAGGCGCCACAAGTAATGACTCGCCGAATAAGTATTCATCGTAGATTCCTGTTACCCGCTCATCCTCAGGAAAATCAAGCATGAGCGCTCTCATCAATGGTTCTCCTGTGTTACACGCTTTGAGCGACTCCTGATAGAGATAAGGTATTAGATTCATACGCACATTGGCAAAGAAGCGGTACACATCGATCACTTGATCCTCTCCAGTCCGAGAGGCAATATTCCAAGGCGTCCTGTCCTGACTGAACTCTGCTTTGCTCTCTGCATGATACTGCATAATCGGGCAAAAGGCAGCCATGGACGAAGACCGCATAAATAGCTCTGCAGAAGGAATGTCTCCATTAAATCCAGCTAGATCCCACCCCCAAAACACAACGCCTGCAAGACCCGCGTTCAACCCAGCGATCAGTGACCTTTTAAACGCATCGAAGGTAGACCGTTCATCCCCTGCCCAGTGCGCGGGGAATTGCTGTGCCCCGGTGTAACCAGCACGACTAAATGTGATGCCATCATTTTGCTGGGCGAAATCATAATAAGCTCCGATATAATCATTTGGATACTGGTTCCGCATTTCACTTCCCGTCTGTCCATTCGCGAATTTTAGATTTTTCCCGAACACGAACTCGCCGCCATCCGTTTTAAAACCATCCACTCCAATGTCCAACAGGTACTGGCGCTTGTGAAACCACCATTTTCGTCCTTCTGGATGACTGAAATCCATAATCAGACTATTCGTGAACCAGTTCTCAGGAATTCGATAAGGATTTCCATCTTCTTTTTGTACGACGTACCCATTCTCAATCATGTAGGCTTCGTCCTGGTCCTTTAATGGATGGTTTTGTTTGTTTAAGTATTTTTGAATCGGTATCTGCCATAGAACGAGTTTTAAGTTCTCATCATGGATGTGATCGACCATCCCTTTAGGATCCGGCCAGCGTCCCCATGACGGGAAGTCCATCTCTTCATAACCGTGAACATGTCCGGGTTCTTTCAACTCATAAGTCGCGTCATTGAACATATAGTATGTCGCTTCATCGCTCCATTGTTCCAATACAATTACCGTAGCTGGAATTTTATGATCGTTCGTCGCTTTGATTTCATCCTCTACAACCGACTGACGATCCCAGTTATTACTCGACATCCATGGCCCTAGCGCCCAAGTCGGAACCATCTCAGGCTTGGCTGTTCCTTTCGTAAAAGCTTGAACTTGCTCCCTGTAGTCCCCGAAGTAAAAATGAACCGTTGTTTCCTGTACGTTTTCATTTTGTTCAATCAGCCATGTGCATTGATCTTGTAACGAGGAGGCCAAATCAAACTTTGTGTACATCATTGTATCGACATGACAGCCATACCCTTTATTGGTCATATAGAAAGGGATGGGAATGTACGTCCGTGTTCCCTGATCTCTGTATTGGTTGTACACATAACAATCGATAATTTCCCCGCGCTGTTCGATTGCATTATAGCGTTCTCCAAACCCATAGAATTGCTCTTCTTTAGGAGAGTACCAATGCAGCTGAAATTCACGTATCGTTCCAGCTAGATCCTCTTTCCACTCAAGCGGCGGAAACAATGGGTGAGACCGGAGCAGTTCCTCGTCTTGATGGAAAAGAATGATTTCCTTTGAATCGGACGGCACATGTAGACGGTAATCTCCCGCAGAAATCGATGCACCCTTTTTAGAAACGTGCGGAGGCTTCTTCCCTGCTTTGGAACGAAGGGTCATGTCCATACCTTTTTCACTGATTTCAATTGTCAGCCTATGTCCTTCTCCGAACCCCAACTCTAGTGCTTGTTCTGTTGCTTCCACTATTGAAAAAGCATCAACGGATTCCTTTTTTCTAGTCGAGAGAGAATATGTATCAGAATAAAGCTCTTCTCCCTTTTCAAATGTAACGTGAAAAACGTAGGAATAGGTTCCATGATCGGGCAGAGGAGGGCGTTTTCCTTCATAGATGGTCGCTTCCCCTTTTTTCTTCGGTTGTAGATGAACAAAGTCTTTCCACGTAATGGATTCATTTTCCACATGAGCATCTACATGTAGAATTTTCTTTTCACTAATGACCTGACAAGCGAAGTGCACATAGTCTTCTGTGGTAGGATAATGCGGGTGTCTTTCCGTTAATTGTGGCAAGTAGACATTTTCATTACCAAGAGGATCATGAATGACCTTTTCGCCTTCTTTATTCTGAGAAGCGTAATAGTCGAATAGTGAGAGAATGACATCACCAAGTTGATCCTCTTTAGTATGATTTCTTGTTAAGTGTGCATAATACAAAGCTTTTTCTTGGTCGTATTTCTCGAGGTAATAGAGGGCCATCATCGCTGTTGCAGCTTTGGACGTTTTTTCAGCTCCACGGAAAGGAAGCATCCCCTCTTCTTCTTCCAAGTCCAGAACCATCTTCTTCGTTGCTTCCACCATAATCAGGTCTTCTGGAGAGAACAATCCGTAAGGCATAACGGCAAGTGTTTGATCGACAGAGATCCCCCTGTTTTCCATTCCATTCAAAGCGGTGCCACCAGAGAGCAGTTCGTTAAATACAAAATCACGTATTTCTGTCATAGTCTGCTGTACTTCTGTTTGTTGCCGGGTATTCTTCGTTTCCGCTAACGCGGCATAAGCCATGGAAACGTGAGAAAGATAGATGTCACCATCGTTTCCCCATATATCAGAGTGAGGCTGATTCCATTGTTCCGCTATATATGTGATGAACGGCTGATCATCAATAGAAGTCAATTCCTTATCATCTGGCGTCAGACCAACTTGTTTCTGCAACAACCACAGCCATGTAGCAATGGTGTGAAAATGATCCACTTCCAAAGTTGGCTGGTACTCTTTGATGGTTTTTTTGACGTCGGAGTGATTCTCTTTCAGTTGGTCTACATGAGCACGAAGTAGAGATAGATAAGCCTGATCCACTTTTACCACCCTTTCATGAAGAAGGATATATATGGAGACCCCCACATATATCCTTCATGTCCTACTATCATTAGTTTAAGATATTCTCATACTCTGATTGAAGCGTCTTCAAGACATCTTCTGCTGATTTGCTACCATTTAGTGCTTTTTCGAATTCTTGGTTGGTAACATCATTGATCTGGCTCCAGTTTTCAACAACCGGAGGCAACACAAGAGAGTCCAAGGCATTAAAGACCGCTTCACGGTTTTGTGGAGGGGACTGATCAAGGTATGGTTGAAGTACTTCTTCATCCGTCACAGCCGGAAGCTCCCAAGAGTTCTCAACACGAAGCTCCGCCACTTGTTCACTTGCACTCATGAATCGTGCAAACTTATAAGCCGCTTCCTGTTTGTCTGTATCAGCCGAAACAGCAAGACCATTAGCAAAGAAATGATGCGCTTTTTGCGAATTGCCCGCTTCTAACGCAACGTCCCATTCAAAGGAAGCTTCTTTGAATACATCAAACATCCAGATCCCTGTGTGGACGATTCCAAGCTGACCATTCAAGAACAAATCTGCTGGAGCTTGACCGGACATTTCACCAGGTGATGGCGTAACTCCTGATTCCGTCACTTTATCGACCATATATTTCAGGGCTTCTAGGTTTTCTTGCGTATCGACTGTAGGATTACCGCTGTCATCGAATAATTGACCACCATTTTGAGCCGCAATCTTAAAGAACTCATTCATCGTTGTCGGAGCATACGTACCCCAAACGTTGTTTTCTTCATTCGTGATCTTTTCTGCAGCCGCTAGTTCATCTTCCCACGTCCAGTCGGCTGTTGGATATTCTACGCCCGCTTCATCAAACAATTCCTTGTTATAGAACGTTAGAACGTTGGAGAAACTCTCGACCATTCCATACTGTTTTCCATCATACTGATAAGCTTCGAACGCTTCTTGATTTAATTGAGAAGGATCGAATTCGTCGTCCTCTTCAATAAAACTGGAAAGGTCGGCTAACGTTCCCTTTGAAGCGTATTGAACAAAATTCTCATAGTTCAATTCAAAAACATCTGGAGCATTACCCCCGGCCAAACGGGTTTGTAGTTTAGTAAAGTAATCATCGTAAGCTGCCAATTCCGTGTTCACTTTGATATTCGGATTTTCTTCTTCAAAAGCCGTGACAATATCAGCCAGGACATCCTCATAGTTAGGAGTAGCTGAGAAACTGTAATAGGTGATTTCGGTTGTACCTTCTTCACCATCACTGCTTTCATTTCCTTCACCACTCGACTCAAAAGAACAACCAATCAATCCAACACTAGCCAGTAGAAAAAACAAAGATAAAACCCAGATTTTTTTCATGTACTCTTCTCCCCTTTGATAGAATAGAATTTATTCTTTCATTCCGCTCATCGTCATACCTTGGATAAAGTATTTTTGAGCAAAAAGATAGACGATTAATATCGGTAAAACACTAATGACAACGCCAGCCATCATCAATCCCCAATCGGTTCCCCACCGACCTTGCAACAAAGAAAGGCCTAACGGCAATGTGGCTAATTCCTTATTGCTGATGACAATCAGCGGCCATAGAAAGTTGTTCCATGACTGCATGAAAGTGAAGATTCCAAGCGCAGCCAGCATCGGTTTGATCAATGGAAGACAAACGCGATAAAATACTTGAAAATGATTAGCTCCATCCATGAAAGCTGCTTCCTCAAGTTCCCTTGGAATACTCAACATCGCCTGTCTCATAAGAAATGTTCCGAAAACAGCAAACATTGTAGGTATAATAAGGCCTGGATAAGAATCCAGCCAGCCAAACTGCTTAATCAAAATAAACTGAGGAATCATCGTAACCTGGGTTGGTACCATCATTGTGGCGAGGTATAGCAAGAATAATTTATCCCTGCCTCGGAATTGCATTCTTGCAAAGGCATATGCCGCCATCGAACTGAAAATCATTTGCCCGATTGTAGTCAAGACCGCAACCACAACAGAGTTCCAAAGAAAGCGTACCATCGGAAACTGTTGAGTGACCTGCTCATAATTTTGAGTTGTCGGTTGATTCGGAACGAGTTCAGGAGGCAGTACCATCGTGGCTCCATCTGGCTTCAGGGATGTAGAAACCATCCAGAGAAACGGCACCAACATAATGAAAGCGCCTCCGATTAACAATAAGTAAAAAAGGACTTTTTTCATAATCGGGCGTCTCTTCGAACTTTCTGACTTGATGTTCCGGTAAACCAGAGCCTTGCTTGAGTTCTCCATAGCCATGGATCACTTCGCCTCCTTGTCCTGAAATCTCATTTGAATCAATGTAAATAGGAAGATAACTAAAAATAATACCCAGCTCATAGCTGATGCATATCCCATATCAAAGTAACGGAAAGCGTGATTGTATATATTCTGTACCATAACTACAGTCGAACCACCTGGACCTCCGCCTGTCATAATCATCACCTGGTCAAACACCTGAAAAGAATTGATCAAAGAAATGATCGTGACGAAAAAAGTAGTTGGTGCCAGCAAAGGAATCGTGATATTCCAAAGCTTCCTTGCTTTCCCCGCTCCATCAATAGATGCTGCTTCATAAAAAGAAGGAGAGATATTTTGCAGACCACCGAGAAACAAGACCATGACAAATCCTATGTCTTTCCAGGCACTAGTAAGAATGATGCCGATCATAGCTGTATTCGGGTCATTCAACCACATAGGCCCATCGATACCTATTGTGGATAAAGCATAATTGATGAGTCCATATTCCGGGTTGTATAACCATTTCCATACAAGGGAAACCGCAACCCAGCTTGTAATAACCGGCAGAAAGAAGGTAGCTCGAAAAAACGCTCGAAACTTCATTTGTTTGTTCAGAAGTAACGCACAAGCTAATCCAAATACCAGTACCAATGGGATATAGCCAAGAATGAAGAAAAATGTATTTCGAAAAGAAACCCAAAACTCAGGGTCCTGCATCAAGCGTATGTAGTTTTCAAAACCTGTAAATTGCATATCCCCAAGCAGGTCCCAATCCGTAAAGCTGATGACTAGGGAAGAAACAATTGGAGCCCCTATAAACGTCAAGAACCCCAGCAGGTTCGGAAGAAGAAAGACACAAAGCCAAAAAAAAGTTTTTTTCCTCGTCATTCCAACCATAGACCATCACCCCCTCTCAAAATTTTAATCCTCAGCTTTCATTTGTTGATAGATTGGTTCTCGAAATAGTTGGTTAATAGCAAGTAAAGATCCCCCCGTAAACCAAGAGTCATCCTTCAAATGGGAAAAAACAATATCTGTTTTGATGTTCACTTTCTCAAAAAAATTATCTTGAGCGATAGTTAGTACTTCGTCCTCAAACAAATGCTTATACTTTACACCTTCCCCTACAACAATGATCTTGTCCGGGTTCATCGTATTGATCAGGTTTCTCAATCCGTAGCCAAGGTGTGTACCCATTTCTTTCATAAGGGAAGTTGCCAACAGATCGCCCTCTTCCGCATCCATTGCTACCTTTGAAAAGTGATAGTCCCTTTCCTCCAAATCAGGTTGCTTATCCGCTAATTCCTTGAGTCTATTTTCAAAATAGAATTCCGATGCATACATCTCAAGGCACCCTTTTTGGCCACAGTGACATGAATACCCCTCCATGACCAAGTTTGTATGACCAAATTCTCCAGCACCCCCCACAGCCCCGTAATAGATGTTTCGATCAATAACAACAGATAATCCAAGCCCAGCCCCAATGGAAACGACTAAAAAATCATTATCCTTTTGACCTTCTCCTTTCTCAAGTTCAGCCAATGTGTATCCATTGATATTGTTATCAACAAATACCGGAATATCTGGGAAACACTCTTTGATCATAGAGGTGATGGAGACATCCTCCCAGCCTAACAGGGAAGAACGTATAATTTTCCCTTCATTTCGGTTTACGATACCGGAAGAAAGCACGCCTATACCTAGTAGACGCGAGATATCTTTGTCCTCTTCAGAAAAAATCCATTTCACTTTCTTTTTAATAAGAAACACGATAGTTTCAGCAGATGCTTTCTTTTCGAATGAAGCATACGTTTTTAATAAGGTCGCACCATCCAAGTTTGTAAGCGCTATCAAAATTTGTTCTTCTTCGATTTTAATGCTAACAACATAACCATGGCCTTCGTTAAATTTGAGCAGCTTAGCTTTCCTTCCTCCTGTAGAGGTTGCTTCTCCTACTTCGTAAATAAGGTCTTGAGATTTCAATTCTTCCATAATGTATGAAAGTGTTGAAATCCCCAGTTTACACTGTCTGGATATTTCAGATCGACTGATCGGTTGTTGTTGCCGAATAATATTTAATACCTTGAAACGATTAATCTCTTTAATGAGTTCCTTACTACCCGTTCGTAAAGCTTTCATATCTTCACCTCATCAATATTCCACTTACTTCTTTCAATGAACGAATTAAGTGTATATTCAATATACACTACCCATCCAGAAAAGACAACACCATTCCTGAAAATTCTGAAAATTATACATTACTCTCATTCGTTTTCTCCTTTCTTTGAATTTGTAAAATAGGCTACACTAATTTGGATAGTTTCGTTAAGCTCCGAGACACTTTACTCAATATTAAGTTTGAGGTGTGTTTTGCAATAAAAAAACACATAAGCTTGTTAGCCGGTATTTTCAAGTGTTTTGTCTTGATAATACTTGGCTCATTCGGTAGCTATCTCCTGTATATGTAAGTACATGTGCGTAATGAATATCACAATCAACTAAAGCCGCTGTATTGTAGCCCCTTACCTTTTGTGTACCTATAACTTACTTCTCCAGAGACAGGTACTTCCAAAAATAAAAGTTCATCAGTTTATAATATGTACTTACTACAATTCAATTTCCCCCTTTCCTAAACCGTTATTTATATGTTGTTATCTCGAAACTGAGTCTTCATACAGATAGATAAGGGTTTGAAGTTATCGCCCCCTTTTCCCCCTGTTTGCACCGTATGGGCAACTTTCATCGCGTACGGCGCGCCAACTAATCCAATTCATTCTTTCGATGTAATGAATAAAGCCGATTTATATTAAATCTTAGATTGCTTGAAGATTGCACTGCCTTCGAAGATCATTTACCTTTTCTTTTTGAGTGTTTTCCAGCTTTAATTCTTTAAGGATCGCTTTAATTTTAAGTGGATCCTTTAAATGTACAAGCCGGTGAACGGGTTCATATAACACGATCAGGTTAGAGAATCGATCATCTTTTGAAAGATGATAAGGTCTCTTATGATGACAGTGCCAGTCTGATAATCCAAGCTCTGTTCCCGTTACAGCACACTTACCGTACTGAGCGATGAACTTACTAATGCGATTATCATTGTATTCAATCGTTCGATTTGGTATATAGTTTGACATGACATAGTTAAGTACATTTTTCTGAATCGCTTTTAGGTTCTGGTGAATTTTCGCCCTACCTTTCGCAGTATAGTTACAGGTTTCTTGCGAAAAACATAAGTTGGTTTTATGCCGTTGCGCATAAATCGGGACGAATACCATGTCTTGAATCTTATAATATTGGGGTTCATACCCTTTAAAGCGTTTTTGTAGCGTACTTGTCATGTCTTTAAACTCAGCTTCTTTTCTCACGTCTTTTAATCGGTTGTATAATGTCCTGCGAAGATAGAAGTTCAACTCATGTAAATTATTTGTGATATGAGTGGCGGCAGCGTAATAATTCTGGATCCCCATGACAACTGTATTGAAATGCCAGACGGTCTCAGCACAAGGCTTTTTATGGATTGCCTTGATGGATTCTTTCATTTTCCTTTTGGCATTTGCTTTGGCTTTTTTCGACATATTTGAATGAGCCACAAATCCTTTTCTCGTCTTTCCTTTCTTGACAGCTCGAAACGTAAATCCTAGAAACTCTGAAGAGTTTTTCTTTAGGTTTACTACTTTCGATTTTTCTTCACTTGCCTCAAGATGAAGTCTTGTATGGAGAAAATCCTTTATGGCATAATTCATTTTCATTGCTTGTGAGCGTGTACGACATAAGACTTTGAAATCGTCCGCATAACGGACGATGTAACATTCTTTTAAATTTGACCTCTTCAGCGCTTGTATTTTACTTCCATTATGTTTGTACTGATGGCTAGTCTCCAGAGTTTCCCATTGGTTACTAATCCACCAATCTAGTTCATTTAACACAATGTTGGATAGAAGTGGAGAAATGATACCGCCCTGTTGCGTTCCTCTGGTTGGTATGCCTTCTCCTTCAACCTCTGCCTTCAGAAGCTTTGAGATAATAGAAAGCAATGCTTTATCCTTTATACCAATAGACCAGATCTGTTTCAGTAATTTGCTGTGATTGACGTTATCGAAGAAGCCTTTAATATCAACGTCAATACAATGATAAAGTCCACTCAAATTGATAAGAGACTCGAATCTCGCTTTTGCGTGATGCGTACTTCGATTGGGTCTAAAACCATAGCTGTGTTTGTGGAATTTCGCCTCACAAATCGGTTCTAGGACTTGTAAAATACATTGTTGAAGAATTCGGTCCCAGATGGTGGGTATCCCCAACGGTCTCGTTTTGCCGTTGGCTTTTGGTATTAGAACACGTCTAACGACTTCAGGCTGGTAGGATTGAAGCGTGTTTTGAACTTTCTCAATGACTTCTTCTACAGACAGAGATCGAATGTCATCGATGGTTAATTTATTAACACCTGCCGTTTTACTTCCCGTATTTCGTTTGATATTTCGATAGGCAAGACGTATATTTTCGTTCGAACAGATAATATTCATTAAGTCATAGAAATTCTGACCATTAACACTTTGAGCGTACAGATTATCAAAGCAGTGCTCCATATTGTAATACTCAGAGTGTCTCAGTTTCTTCCGTTTCAACAAGTCGGTGACTCCCTTAGGAGTTGAACCTCTTTTAGTCTCACGAGAACCTTATTAATCGATAAAGAACTGTCTTACATGGTTGAATGATCTTCATTAGTCTAGTGGCGATCCCTCCATGTGAATTAGACATTTCATTGGTACTGTGCCACCACTTTCACTGATATTAAGGTAAGTTATACAGTTGTTATTCTCACAATTGTTTTCCTTATCACCATTTCATCGGAAGCAAGTCCTCCACGTTATCAGCTTACAACGTTGAATTATATCTATTATAGAAAGAAGTTAGGTGCTTCCTGTAAGCCTGTTAGTCGTTCATGCGCCTTTAACACACCGTGGACTTTCATATTTACGAGTTTTACTCATCCACTACTAACCTCACTCTTGGTGATATACACATTTCTATGTATTGCAGTTATAGACCTGTACCTTCAGAAGTTCGTCAGCTTAACCTCTATTCTTATAGGTTATACGCATTCTCACCATGTTCTTTCAACCCAAGCATTATGATTCACACCACCCCCGCAGGTAGGTTTTCGTCAGCCGATCCTGTTACGGTGAATTCTCACGCCTTTTCATCGAGCTTATAACACTCTTATCCTTGCTAATTCAAGTGCTATTCGACTAAGAGAGAGCCCTTCAAGACGTTACGCTATCATTTGACTCTTCGATATAATCCTTCAGTTCTGTAAAGAACTGTCTAACTTTTACCTGAGTAATGTGACCATTCTCAGTTTAATTAGAAACGTTTCGCACCACAAAACTGCCCGATTGCTGAACATCACTACGCTTTAAAAAATACCATATTTTTCTATTCAATCGAACTATTCTACTTTTTTAATGACATTAAATAC
This genomic interval carries:
- a CDS encoding carbohydrate ABC transporter permease, with amino-acid sequence MKKVLFYLLLIGGAFIMLVPFLWMVSTSLKPDGATMVLPPELVPNQPTTQNYEQVTQQFPMVRFLWNSVVVAVLTTIGQMIFSSMAAYAFARMQFRGRDKLFLLYLATMMVPTQVTMIPQFILIKQFGWLDSYPGLIIPTMFAVFGTFLMRQAMLSIPRELEEAAFMDGANHFQVFYRVCLPLIKPMLAALGIFTFMQSWNNFLWPLIVISNKELATLPLGLSLLQGRWGTDWGLMMAGVVISVLPILIVYLFAQKYFIQGMTMSGMKE
- the ltrA gene encoding group II intron reverse transcriptase/maturase; protein product: MEHCFDNLYAQSVNGQNFYDLMNIICSNENIRLAYRNIKRNTGSKTAGVNKLTIDDIRSLSVEEVIEKVQNTLQSYQPEVVRRVLIPKANGKTRPLGIPTIWDRILQQCILQVLEPICEAKFHKHSYGFRPNRSTHHAKARFESLINLSGLYHCIDVDIKGFFDNVNHSKLLKQIWSIGIKDKALLSIISKLLKAEVEGEGIPTRGTQQGGIISPLLSNIVLNELDWWISNQWETLETSHQYKHNGSKIQALKRSNLKECYIVRYADDFKVLCRTRSQAMKMNYAIKDFLHTRLHLEASEEKSKVVNLKKNSSEFLGFTFRAVKKGKTRKGFVAHSNMSKKAKANAKRKMKESIKAIHKKPCAETVWHFNTVVMGIQNYYAAATHITNNLHELNFYLRRTLYNRLKDVRKEAEFKDMTSTLQKRFKGYEPQYYKIQDMVFVPIYAQRHKTNLCFSQETCNYTAKGRAKIHQNLKAIQKNVLNYVMSNYIPNRTIEYNDNRISKFIAQYGKCAVTGTELGLSDWHCHHKRPYHLSKDDRFSNLIVLYEPVHRLVHLKDPLKIKAILKELKLENTQKEKVNDLRRQCNLQAI
- a CDS encoding glycoside hydrolase family 31 protein, producing MDQAYLSLLRAHVDQLKENHSDVKKTIKEYQPTLEVDHFHTIATWLWLLQKQVGLTPDDKELTSIDDQPFITYIAEQWNQPHSDIWGNDGDIYLSHVSMAYAALAETKNTRQQTEVQQTMTEIRDFVFNELLSGGTALNGMENRGISVDQTLAVMPYGLFSPEDLIMVEATKKMVLDLEEEEGMLPFRGAEKTSKAATAMMALYYLEKYDQEKALYYAHLTRNHTKEDQLGDVILSLFDYYASQNKEGEKVIHDPLGNENVYLPQLTERHPHYPTTEDYVHFACQVISEKKILHVDAHVENESITWKDFVHLQPKKKGEATIYEGKRPPLPDHGTYSYVFHVTFEKGEELYSDTYSLSTRKKESVDAFSIVEATEQALELGFGEGHRLTIEISEKGMDMTLRSKAGKKPPHVSKKGASISAGDYRLHVPSDSKEIILFHQDEELLRSHPLFPPLEWKEDLAGTIREFQLHWYSPKEEQFYGFGERYNAIEQRGEIIDCYVYNQYRDQGTRTYIPIPFYMTNKGYGCHVDTMMYTKFDLASSLQDQCTWLIEQNENVQETTVHFYFGDYREQVQAFTKGTAKPEMVPTWALGPWMSSNNWDRQSVVEDEIKATNDHKIPATVIVLEQWSDEATYYMFNDATYELKEPGHVHGYEEMDFPSWGRWPDPKGMVDHIHDENLKLVLWQIPIQKYLNKQNHPLKDQDEAYMIENGYVVQKEDGNPYRIPENWFTNSLIMDFSHPEGRKWWFHKRQYLLDIGVDGFKTDGGEFVFGKNLKFANGQTGSEMRNQYPNDYIGAYYDFAQQNDGITFSRAGYTGAQQFPAHWAGDERSTFDAFKRSLIAGLNAGLAGVVFWGWDLAGFNGDIPSAELFMRSSSMAAFCPIMQYHAESKAEFSQDRTPWNIASRTGEDQVIDVYRFFANVRMNLIPYLYQESLKACNTGEPLMRALMLDFPEDERVTGIYDEYLFGESLLVAPVIDEGEIERNVYLPEGKWMHLWTSEVLEGPTYITCTAGVEEIPVFVRMNSALLLNVSESGELGSPVGNDLTSYKQPLCRIYCEASFQKTLTDHLGHDVELNVEVGEDEVVVYVYTDLEPLKIEVVGTDKKTRVIY
- a CDS encoding ROK family transcriptional regulator, giving the protein MKALRTGSKELIKEINRFKVLNIIRQQQPISRSEISRQCKLGISTLSYIMEELKSQDLIYEVGEATSTGGRKAKLLKFNEGHGYVVSIKIEEEQILIALTNLDGATLLKTYASFEKKASAETIVFLIKKKVKWIFSEEDKDISRLLGIGVLSSGIVNRNEGKIIRSSLLGWEDVSITSMIKECFPDIPVFVDNNINGYTLAELEKGEGQKDNDFLVVSIGAGLGLSVVIDRNIYYGAVGGAGEFGHTNLVMEGYSCHCGQKGCLEMYASEFYFENRLKELADKQPDLEERDYHFSKVAMDAEEGDLLATSLMKEMGTHLGYGLRNLINTMNPDKIIVVGEGVKYKHLFEDEVLTIAQDNFFEKVNIKTDIVFSHLKDDSWFTGGSLLAINQLFREPIYQQMKAED
- a CDS encoding carbohydrate ABC transporter permease gives rise to the protein MVGMTRKKTFFWLCVFLLPNLLGFLTFIGAPIVSSLVISFTDWDLLGDMQFTGFENYIRLMQDPEFWVSFRNTFFFILGYIPLVLVFGLACALLLNKQMKFRAFFRATFFLPVITSWVAVSLVWKWLYNPEYGLINYALSTIGIDGPMWLNDPNTAMIGIILTSAWKDIGFVMVLFLGGLQNISPSFYEAASIDGAGKARKLWNITIPLLAPTTFFVTIISLINSFQVFDQVMIMTGGGPGGSTVVMVQNIYNHAFRYFDMGYASAMSWVLFLVIFLFTLIQMRFQDKEAK
- a CDS encoding ABC transporter substrate-binding protein, producing MKKIWVLSLFFLLASVGLIGCSFESSGEGNESSDGEEGTTEITYYSFSATPNYEDVLADIVTAFEEENPNIKVNTELAAYDDYFTKLQTRLAGGNAPDVFELNYENFVQYASKGTLADLSSFIEEDDEFDPSQLNQEAFEAYQYDGKQYGMVESFSNVLTFYNKELFDEAGVEYPTADWTWEDELAAAEKITNEENNVWGTYAPTTMNEFFKIAAQNGGQLFDDSGNPTVDTQENLEALKYMVDKVTESGVTPSPGEMSGQAPADLFLNGQLGIVHTGIWMFDVFKEASFEWDVALEAGNSQKAHHFFANGLAVSADTDKQEAAYKFARFMSASEQVAELRVENSWELPAVTDEEVLQPYLDQSPPQNREAVFNALDSLVLPPVVENWSQINDVTNQEFEKALNGSKSAEDVLKTLQSEYENILN